In Burkholderia sp. GAS332, one DNA window encodes the following:
- a CDS encoding 3-dehydroquinate dehydratase, translating into MTRLLVLHGPNLNLLGTREPEVYGRVTLPQIDQALADRAADAGVELASFQSNHEGALVDRIQSARTETTDFILINPAAYTHTSVAIRDALAGVGIPFVEIHLSNVHRREPFRHHSYFSDQAEGVICGLGWKGYLYALEFALDRLSAGSSRG; encoded by the coding sequence ATGACGCGACTGCTGGTACTGCACGGACCCAACCTCAACCTTCTCGGCACCCGGGAACCCGAGGTCTACGGCCGTGTGACGTTGCCGCAGATCGATCAGGCACTGGCGGACCGCGCAGCGGACGCAGGCGTCGAACTGGCGTCGTTCCAGAGCAATCATGAAGGCGCGCTCGTCGATCGCATCCAATCCGCCCGGACTGAGACAACCGATTTCATACTGATCAATCCCGCCGCGTACACGCACACCAGCGTGGCCATTCGGGACGCACTGGCGGGGGTCGGCATCCCGTTCGTCGAGATTCATCTGTCGAACGTACATCGCCGCGAACCGTTCCGGCATCACTCGTATTTCTCCGACCAGGCTGAGGGCGTCATTTGCGGCCTCGGCTGGAAGGGATACCTGTACGCACTCGAATTCGCGCTCGACCGGCTGTCCGCCGGCTCGTCGCGCGGCTGA
- a CDS encoding Thiol-disulfide isomerase or thioredoxin, translating into MNTRRILAGMLVAIAAAGGGVLANHWLNGSPEVAHAAQPGSTQSAVEQLWAAPVTNVDGKPQSLSLLKGHPIVVNFWASWCGPCVEEMPALSQLQRDYAKKGIQFVGLGVDSDKNVQAFLQKVKVAYPVYVTGFGGADLARAFGNNAGGLPFTVVIDAKGNIRSTKLGQIDPHALKQTLDAL; encoded by the coding sequence ATGAACACGAGACGGATTCTGGCAGGCATGCTTGTCGCGATCGCCGCTGCGGGCGGCGGAGTGCTGGCCAATCATTGGCTGAACGGCAGTCCGGAAGTCGCCCACGCGGCGCAGCCCGGTTCCACGCAAAGCGCCGTCGAGCAACTTTGGGCCGCGCCCGTCACGAATGTCGACGGCAAGCCGCAATCGCTAAGTTTGCTTAAAGGTCACCCAATCGTCGTCAACTTCTGGGCGTCGTGGTGTGGACCGTGCGTCGAAGAGATGCCCGCTCTTTCGCAACTTCAGCGCGATTATGCGAAGAAAGGAATCCAGTTCGTAGGACTTGGCGTCGATTCGGATAAAAACGTGCAGGCGTTCCTGCAAAAGGTGAAAGTCGCCTACCCCGTCTATGTGACCGGGTTCGGCGGCGCCGACCTCGCGCGCGCGTTCGGCAATAATGCCGGTGGCCTGCCCTTCACCGTCGTAATCGACGCGAAAGGCAACATCCGCTCGACAAAATTAGGACAAATCGACCCGCACGCGCTGAAGCAGACGCTCGACGCGCTCTAA
- a CDS encoding biotin carboxylase, with product MFEKILIANRGEIALRIQRACRELGVKTVVVYSEADKEAKYVKLADEAVCIGPAPSNLSYLNMPALISAAEVTDAEAIHPGYGFLSENADFAERVEQSGFTFIGPRPETIRMMGDKVTAKQTMIKTGVPCVPGSEGALPEDPKEIVKIARQVGYPVIIKAAGGGGGRGMRVVHTEAALVNAVNMTREEAGRAFGNPQVYMEKFLENPRHIEIQILADSFKNAVWLGERDCSMQRRHQKVIEEAPAPGIARRLIDRIGDRCADACKKMGYLGAGTFEFLYENGEFYFIEMNTRVQVEHPVTELITGVDIVQEQIRIAAGEKLAFRQRDIVFKGHAIECRINAEDPFKFTPSPGRLTSWHMPGGPGIRVDSHAYNGYFVPPNYDSMIGKLIAYGATREQAIKRMRIALSEMVVEGIQTNIPLHRELMLDAKFVEGGTSIHYLENRLAAKQQAAPEEA from the coding sequence ATGTTTGAAAAAATCCTTATTGCCAATCGTGGTGAGATCGCGCTTCGTATCCAGCGCGCCTGCCGCGAACTCGGCGTCAAGACGGTCGTCGTCTATTCGGAAGCCGACAAGGAAGCCAAGTACGTGAAGCTCGCCGACGAGGCGGTCTGTATCGGCCCGGCGCCTTCGAATCTGAGCTACCTGAACATGCCGGCGCTGATCAGCGCGGCAGAAGTGACCGACGCCGAAGCGATCCACCCCGGCTACGGCTTCCTGTCGGAAAACGCCGACTTCGCCGAACGCGTCGAGCAGTCCGGCTTCACCTTCATCGGCCCGCGCCCGGAAACCATCCGGATGATGGGCGACAAGGTGACGGCCAAGCAAACCATGATCAAGACCGGCGTGCCTTGCGTGCCGGGTTCTGAAGGCGCATTGCCGGAAGATCCGAAAGAGATCGTGAAGATTGCGCGCCAGGTCGGCTATCCGGTGATCATCAAGGCCGCCGGCGGCGGCGGTGGTCGCGGCATGCGCGTGGTCCACACCGAAGCAGCGCTGGTCAACGCGGTCAACATGACGCGCGAAGAAGCCGGCCGTGCCTTCGGCAACCCGCAGGTCTACATGGAGAAATTCCTGGAGAACCCGCGGCACATCGAAATCCAGATCCTGGCCGACTCGTTCAAGAACGCGGTCTGGCTGGGCGAGCGCGATTGCTCGATGCAGCGCCGTCACCAGAAAGTGATCGAAGAAGCGCCGGCGCCGGGCATCGCGCGCCGCCTGATCGACCGCATCGGCGATCGCTGCGCGGACGCTTGCAAGAAGATGGGCTACCTCGGCGCGGGCACCTTCGAATTCCTGTACGAAAACGGCGAGTTCTACTTCATTGAAATGAACACGCGCGTGCAGGTCGAGCATCCGGTGACCGAGCTGATCACCGGCGTCGACATCGTGCAGGAACAGATTCGCATCGCAGCGGGCGAGAAGCTCGCGTTCCGTCAGCGCGATATCGTCTTCAAGGGCCATGCGATCGAATGCCGGATCAACGCGGAAGATCCGTTCAAGTTCACGCCGTCGCCGGGACGTTTGACGTCGTGGCATATGCCGGGCGGCCCCGGCATCCGCGTCGATTCGCACGCCTACAATGGCTATTTCGTGCCGCCGAACTATGATTCGATGATCGGCAAGCTGATCGCTTACGGCGCGACGCGCGAGCAGGCGATCAAGCGGATGCGCATCGCGCTGTCGGAAATGGTGGTCGAAGGCATTCAGACCAACATCCCGCTGCACCGCGAGCTGATGCTGGACGCGAAGTTCGTTGAAGGCGGCACCAGCATTCACTATCTCGAAAACCGGTTGGCCGCGAAGCAGCAGGCCGCGCCGGAAGAAGCGTAA
- a CDS encoding MJ0042 family finger-like domain-containing protein, with amino-acid sequence MLLATRCPFCETVFRLQPAQLALRRGLVRCGHCHEVFDASSSLFELNEGGDFSTAKPVAAAAAIEALSGVRPKGPDFSAEAWNPWAPAPDAAIDNRLLHNASNLPLTAVSTGVGVAVTPRHATEPELPASAFTMPVPPDNEPVLADAPREPFAYGADAPTDVPYEPFAHQDNPPAEAAPRVWHKTERPSEHLTDAEEPVLNEPASLHGIPDNEPHFGGAALGAAGLGGAASGATGLGGAASSSAGLGAGSGSDPGGPGGPGPATFGSSGEPFAVQPVHDGVDPFPVVRETRPAEPRRLGWIIAGSVAAALLVIALLAQLAWWQRETVQVYFPSSQTLYTKACAQLGCQITPPHDIDGLLVEPSDLRQIDGPHKLELRMPLRNRFNVALAYPAIELTLLDDQNNVAVRRVLWPQDYVAPGTPIAAGLPAHTTQTMIVHLDTGNAVASNFRVQIFYP; translated from the coding sequence ATGCTCCTGGCAACGCGTTGCCCCTTCTGCGAAACCGTCTTCCGCCTGCAACCGGCGCAGCTCGCGCTGCGCCGTGGCCTCGTGCGTTGCGGGCATTGCCATGAAGTATTCGACGCGTCGAGCAGCCTGTTCGAACTGAACGAAGGCGGCGACTTCTCCACCGCCAAGCCGGTTGCCGCGGCTGCGGCGATCGAGGCGTTGTCCGGCGTACGCCCGAAGGGCCCCGATTTCAGCGCCGAAGCGTGGAATCCGTGGGCACCGGCGCCCGACGCCGCGATCGACAACCGCCTGCTTCACAACGCCAGCAATTTGCCGCTTACGGCGGTCTCCACCGGTGTCGGCGTCGCGGTCACGCCGCGTCATGCCACCGAGCCGGAACTGCCGGCGAGCGCCTTCACCATGCCGGTTCCTCCGGACAACGAACCCGTTCTCGCAGACGCGCCGCGCGAACCCTTCGCCTACGGGGCCGACGCGCCTACGGACGTCCCGTATGAGCCTTTCGCTCACCAGGACAATCCGCCAGCGGAGGCAGCGCCGCGGGTCTGGCACAAGACCGAGCGTCCTTCTGAACATCTCACCGATGCTGAAGAACCGGTTCTGAACGAGCCGGCCAGCTTGCATGGCATTCCTGATAATGAACCGCATTTCGGTGGGGCCGCCTTAGGTGCGGCCGGCTTAGGTGGGGCCGCCTCAGGCGCAACCGGCTTAGGCGGGGCGGCCTCGAGCTCGGCCGGCTTAGGTGCAGGCAGTGGCTCAGACCCAGGCGGCCCCGGTGGCCCTGGCCCAGCCACATTCGGATCGAGCGGCGAACCCTTCGCGGTCCAGCCGGTGCATGACGGTGTCGATCCCTTCCCGGTAGTGCGTGAAACGCGCCCGGCCGAACCGCGGCGCCTCGGCTGGATCATCGCCGGCTCGGTGGCCGCTGCGTTGCTGGTTATCGCCCTGCTCGCGCAACTCGCCTGGTGGCAGCGTGAAACCGTGCAGGTCTACTTCCCAAGTTCGCAAACGCTCTATACAAAGGCCTGCGCGCAGCTCGGCTGCCAGATCACGCCGCCGCACGATATCGACGGTTTGCTGGTCGAGCCGTCCGATCTGCGGCAGATCGACGGCCCGCACAAGCTCGAACTGAGAATGCCGCTGCGCAACCGCTTCAATGTTGCGCTGGCCTACCCGGCCATCGAACTCACGCTGCTCGACGACCAGAACAATGTCGCCGTGCGCCGCGTGCTGTGGCCGCAAGACTACGTCGCACCCGGCACGCCGATCGCAGCCGGCCTGCCGGCGCACACGACCCAGACCATGATCGTCCATCTCGACACGGGCAACGCGGTCGCGTCCAATTTCCGCGTACAGATTTTTTATCCGTAA
- a CDS encoding biotin carboxyl carrier protein: protein MDLRKLKTLIDLVSESGISELEVTEGEGKVRIVKNAPPVYVQPSASYAPQYAQPLPFQGGEAPAAAAGVPAAPVAAAPQGHVVTSPMVGTFYRAPSPGADPFVQVGDTVKEGQTICIIEAMKLLNEIESDKSGVVKEILVENGQAVEYGQPLFVVG from the coding sequence ATGGATCTACGTAAACTGAAAACTCTGATCGACCTCGTCTCGGAGTCCGGTATTTCCGAACTCGAAGTGACCGAAGGCGAAGGCAAGGTCCGCATCGTCAAGAATGCGCCGCCGGTTTACGTGCAACCGTCCGCTTCGTATGCGCCGCAATATGCCCAGCCGCTACCGTTCCAAGGCGGTGAAGCGCCGGCCGCGGCAGCGGGCGTCCCGGCTGCGCCGGTCGCCGCCGCGCCGCAAGGCCACGTGGTGACCTCGCCGATGGTCGGCACCTTCTATCGCGCACCGTCGCCGGGCGCCGATCCGTTCGTCCAGGTGGGCGACACGGTCAAGGAAGGTCAGACGATCTGCATCATCGAAGCGATGAAGCTGCTCAACGAAATCGAGTCGGACAAGTCCGGCGTGGTGAAGGAAATCCTCGTCGAAAACGGCCAGGCAGTCGAGTACGGCCAACCGTTGTTTGTGGTCGGCTAA
- a CDS encoding outer membrane lipoprotein SlyB, translating to MRTTSRLVVAALIAGSLAMSGCAYNSSSADVYTASQAQREETVRMGTVDSVRAVKISSNNGQPSGLGAIGGGALGAVAGSAIGGGRGSIVTGIIGGLAGAVAGNAVENGVAVHDGLEITVRLDNGDMRAITQSATGEIFRAGDRVRLLSSGGVTRVTH from the coding sequence ATGAGAACAACGAGTCGCCTGGTCGTGGCCGCTTTAATTGCCGGTTCGCTGGCCATGTCGGGGTGTGCGTACAACAGCAGCTCTGCGGACGTCTACACGGCGTCGCAGGCACAGCGCGAAGAGACGGTTCGCATGGGCACGGTCGACAGCGTTCGGGCCGTGAAGATCAGTTCGAACAACGGTCAGCCGAGCGGGCTGGGCGCGATCGGCGGCGGCGCGTTGGGTGCGGTGGCCGGCAGCGCGATCGGCGGCGGCCGCGGCTCGATCGTGACGGGCATCATCGGCGGCCTGGCCGGCGCGGTGGCAGGCAATGCGGTCGAGAACGGCGTCGCGGTACACGACGGTCTCGAGATCACCGTGCGACTCGATAACGGCGATATGCGCGCGATCACGCAAAGCGCCACCGGCGAGATCTTCCGCGCCGGCGACCGCGTGCGACTGCTCTCCAGCGGCGGCGTCACGCGCGTCACGCACTAA
- a CDS encoding adenosine kinase codes for MATLICGSLAYDNIMTFEGRFREHILPEQVHILNVSFLVPTMRREFGGCAGNIAYSLHLLGGNARIMGALGAIDAQRYMDRFAQLGLSTENVLMVPDTYSAQAMITTDLENNQITAFHPGAMMQAHLNRADEAKGITLGIVGPDGYDAMVQHSERLAAAGVPFIFDPGQGLPLFDGESLRRMIELATYVAVNDYEAKLVSNKTGWSIEEIAGKVEALIITLGEQGAQIHHAGGIEEIPAVKAQQVLDPTGCGDAFRGGLLYGIENKLGWATTGRLASLMGALKIEHQGPQNYAPSRAEINERFKQAFEYDLP; via the coding sequence TTGGCTACGCTGATTTGCGGTTCGCTCGCCTACGACAACATCATGACCTTCGAAGGGCGCTTTCGGGAGCACATCCTGCCGGAGCAGGTCCATATCCTGAATGTGAGCTTCCTCGTGCCGACGATGCGCCGCGAATTCGGCGGCTGCGCGGGCAACATTGCCTACTCGCTGCATCTGCTGGGTGGCAACGCGCGCATCATGGGCGCGCTCGGCGCGATCGACGCGCAGCGCTACATGGACCGCTTCGCGCAACTCGGCCTGTCGACGGAGAACGTGCTGATGGTGCCGGACACCTATTCGGCCCAGGCGATGATCACCACCGACCTGGAAAACAATCAGATCACCGCGTTCCATCCGGGCGCGATGATGCAGGCGCATCTGAACCGCGCGGACGAAGCGAAGGGCATCACGCTCGGCATCGTCGGGCCGGATGGTTACGACGCCATGGTCCAGCATTCCGAGCGCCTGGCAGCGGCCGGCGTGCCGTTTATCTTCGATCCGGGCCAAGGTTTGCCGCTCTTCGACGGTGAGTCGCTGCGCCGTATGATTGAACTTGCTACTTACGTAGCTGTCAACGATTACGAAGCCAAACTGGTGAGCAACAAAACGGGTTGGTCGATCGAAGAGATCGCCGGCAAGGTCGAAGCGCTGATTATCACGCTCGGCGAGCAAGGCGCGCAGATCCATCATGCCGGCGGCATCGAAGAGATTCCGGCGGTCAAGGCACAGCAGGTGCTCGATCCTACCGGCTGCGGCGACGCGTTCCGCGGGGGCTTGTTGTACGGCATCGAGAACAAGCTTGGCTGGGCGACCACCGGGCGTCTGGCGAGCCTGATGGGCGCGCTGAAGATCGAACACCAGGGCCCGCAAAACTACGCGCCCAGCCGGGCGGAGATCAACGAACGGTTCAAGCAGGCGTTCGAATACGACCTGCCGTAA
- a CDS encoding UDP-N-acetylmuramate: L-alanyl-gamma-D-glutamyl-meso-diaminopimelate ligase → MHIHILGICGTFMGGLAVLARGAGHTVTGCDAGVYPPMSTQLEAQGIRLIEGYDAEQLNGLNADLFVIGNVVSRGNPLMEAILDRGLPYTSGPQWLGEHVLNGKWVLAVAGTHGKTTTSSMLTWLLEDAGLNPGFLIGGVPLNFGVSARLTDSSFFVIEADEYDTAFFDKRSKFVHYRPKTAILNNLEFDHADIFPDLAAIETQFHNLIRTVPGIGRIVTNGREDTLERVLTRGCWSEVERFGVQGGWETLPAEDGVPVDERFAVYHNSERVGVVEWQVQGEHNRMNALAAIAAARHVGVPPAQAAKSLASFRNVKRRMEVRGSVDGVTVYDDFAHHPTAIETTVAGLRARVGHDNTRILAVLEPRSNTMKLGVMKAQLPASLAGADLVFGYGAPAGRDALGWDLGEALAPLDGKAQAFDNLDALVKAVVHAARPGDQILVMSNGGFGGVHQKLLDALSARGMS, encoded by the coding sequence ATGCACATCCACATCCTCGGCATCTGCGGCACGTTCATGGGCGGACTCGCGGTCCTCGCGCGCGGCGCGGGCCACACCGTGACGGGCTGCGACGCCGGCGTCTATCCGCCGATGAGCACGCAACTCGAGGCGCAAGGCATTCGTCTGATCGAAGGTTATGACGCTGAGCAGTTGAATGGCCTCAACGCCGATCTGTTCGTGATCGGCAATGTGGTCTCGCGCGGCAACCCGCTGATGGAAGCGATCCTCGATCGTGGCCTGCCTTACACCTCCGGTCCGCAGTGGCTCGGCGAGCATGTGCTGAACGGCAAGTGGGTGCTGGCGGTGGCCGGCACGCACGGCAAGACCACGACCAGTTCGATGCTGACCTGGCTGCTCGAAGACGCGGGTCTCAATCCGGGCTTCCTGATCGGCGGCGTACCGCTGAATTTCGGGGTGTCGGCGCGGTTGACCGATTCGAGCTTCTTCGTGATCGAAGCCGACGAATACGACACCGCCTTCTTCGACAAGCGTTCCAAGTTCGTCCACTACCGGCCGAAAACCGCGATCCTGAACAACCTCGAGTTCGATCACGCCGACATTTTCCCGGATCTGGCGGCGATCGAAACGCAATTCCACAACTTGATCCGCACGGTGCCGGGCATCGGCCGGATCGTGACAAATGGTCGCGAAGACACGCTGGAGCGTGTGCTGACGCGCGGTTGCTGGAGCGAAGTCGAGCGGTTCGGCGTGCAAGGCGGCTGGGAAACCTTGCCGGCGGAAGACGGTGTGCCGGTCGATGAGCGTTTCGCCGTGTATCACAACAGCGAGCGCGTCGGCGTGGTCGAGTGGCAGGTGCAGGGCGAGCACAACCGTATGAACGCGCTGGCCGCGATCGCCGCCGCGCGCCATGTCGGCGTACCGCCGGCGCAAGCCGCGAAGTCGCTGGCGAGCTTCCGGAATGTGAAACGCCGTATGGAAGTGCGCGGCAGCGTCGACGGCGTGACCGTCTACGACGATTTCGCCCATCACCCTACGGCAATCGAAACCACGGTGGCCGGGCTGCGCGCACGCGTCGGCCACGACAACACGCGAATCCTTGCCGTGCTGGAGCCACGCTCGAACACCATGAAGCTCGGCGTGATGAAGGCGCAACTGCCGGCGAGTCTGGCCGGCGCCGACCTGGTGTTCGGCTATGGCGCGCCGGCCGGCCGCGACGCACTCGGCTGGGATCTCGGCGAAGCGCTCGCGCCGCTCGACGGCAAAGCGCAGGCTTTCGACAACCTCGACGCGCTGGTCAAAGCGGTGGTTCACGCCGCACGCCCTGGCGACCAGATTCTGGTCATGAGCAATGGCGGCTTCGGCGGTGTCCATCAGAAGCTGCTCGACGCCCTTTCCGCGCGAGGCATGTCGTGA
- a CDS encoding thiol peroxidase (atypical 2-Cys peroxiredoxin), with amino-acid sequence MSQVTLGGNPIEVAGTFPTVGQNAPAFSLVGKDLKPVSLADFAGKRKVLNIVPSLDTPTCATSTRKFNEAAAKLSNTAVIVVSGDLPFAASRFCTTEGIENVVTASTFRGHEFAQAYGVDVTSGPLTGLTARAVVVVDENDKVVHAELVGEIKNEPNYDAALAALK; translated from the coding sequence ATGAGTCAAGTTACGCTGGGTGGCAACCCGATCGAAGTAGCCGGCACGTTCCCGACCGTGGGCCAGAACGCCCCCGCCTTCTCGCTGGTGGGCAAGGATCTGAAGCCGGTGTCGCTGGCAGACTTCGCCGGCAAGCGCAAAGTGCTGAACATCGTCCCGAGCCTCGACACGCCGACCTGCGCCACGTCGACCCGCAAGTTCAACGAAGCGGCAGCCAAGCTGAGCAACACGGCTGTGATCGTCGTGTCGGGCGACCTGCCGTTCGCGGCATCGCGCTTCTGCACGACCGAAGGCATCGAGAACGTCGTCACGGCGTCCACGTTCCGCGGCCATGAGTTCGCGCAAGCCTATGGCGTCGACGTGACGAGCGGCCCGCTGACGGGTCTGACGGCACGCGCCGTGGTGGTCGTCGACGAAAACGACAAGGTCGTGCACGCTGAGCTGGTCGGCGAAATCAAGAACGAACCGAACTACGACGCAGCACTCGCCGCGCTGAAGTAA
- a CDS encoding Histone H1-like nucleoprotein HC2 produces the protein MATIKKIAAKKPAAKKAAPAKKAAPAKKVAAKKVAVKKVAAKKAAPAKKVAAKKAAPAKKVAAKKVAVKKVAAKKAAPAKKAAPAKKAAVKKVAAKKAAPAKKAAAKKAAPAKKAAAKKAAPAKKAAAKKAAPAKKAAAKKAAPAKKAAAKKAAAPAKKAAPAKKAVAKKAAPAPAATSVSSAAPAATVKTALNPAAAWPFPTGSRP, from the coding sequence ATGGCAACTATTAAGAAAATCGCAGCTAAGAAACCCGCAGCAAAGAAGGCTGCGCCGGCTAAGAAGGCTGCACCGGCAAAGAAAGTCGCTGCAAAGAAAGTCGCAGTGAAGAAGGTTGCAGCGAAGAAGGCAGCACCGGCTAAGAAGGTTGCAGCGAAGAAAGCTGCTCCGGCCAAGAAGGTTGCAGCCAAGAAAGTCGCTGTGAAGAAGGTTGCAGCAAAGAAGGCAGCACCGGCAAAGAAGGCAGCGCCGGCTAAGAAAGCCGCAGTGAAGAAGGTTGCAGCAAAGAAGGCAGCGCCGGCTAAGAAGGCCGCAGCAAAGAAGGCCGCGCCGGCTAAGAAGGCTGCTGCCAAGAAGGCTGCGCCTGCTAAGAAGGCTGCTGCCAAGAAAGCTGCGCCTGCGAAAAAGGCTGCTGCTAAAAAGGCTGCGCCTGCCAAGAAGGCTGCCGCGAAGAAGGCCGCTGCTCCTGCCAAGAAGGCTGCGCCTGCGAAGAAGGCTGTCGCCAAGAAGGCGGCGCCTGCACCCGCTGCGACTTCTGTCTCGAGCGCAGCACCGGCGGCGACGGTGAAGACCGCGCTGAACCCGGCAGCGGCATGGCCGTTCCCGACGGGCAGCCGTCCGTAA
- a CDS encoding [LSU ribosomal protein L11P]-lysine N-methyltransferase, with the protein MSYRELIAELAREHAEEFSDALLELGALSVSVEDADADTPDEQPLFGEPGLTPDRTAWQRSRVIALLAPEHEPAVLLTAAANELGLDPAPSFTVREVEEQDWVRLTQSQFDPIPIGERIWVVPSWHDAPDPDALVLELDPGLAFGTGSHPTTRLCMEWLEQSVKPEQSVLDYGCGSGILAILAKKCGANPVYGIDIDPQAVESARHNSERNRAEVTYGLPDECPTGEFDIVVANILSNPLKLMASMLSSKVKPGGRIALSGILARQADEVAEVYARWIDIGIWREHEGWVCLTGTRRESH; encoded by the coding sequence ATGAGCTACCGGGAACTGATCGCCGAGCTGGCACGCGAGCACGCGGAAGAGTTCTCCGACGCGCTGCTCGAGTTGGGTGCGCTGTCCGTATCGGTCGAAGATGCGGACGCCGACACGCCCGACGAACAGCCGCTGTTCGGCGAGCCCGGTCTCACGCCGGATCGCACCGCGTGGCAGCGCTCGCGCGTGATCGCGCTGCTCGCGCCGGAACACGAGCCGGCGGTGCTACTCACCGCGGCAGCCAATGAGCTCGGCCTCGACCCCGCACCGTCGTTCACCGTACGCGAAGTCGAAGAGCAGGATTGGGTACGTCTCACGCAATCTCAATTCGACCCGATTCCAATCGGCGAGCGCATCTGGGTCGTGCCCTCGTGGCACGATGCACCGGACCCTGACGCACTCGTGCTGGAACTCGATCCTGGCCTCGCATTCGGCACCGGCAGCCATCCCACGACACGTCTGTGTATGGAATGGCTGGAGCAATCGGTGAAGCCGGAGCAATCCGTGCTCGACTACGGCTGCGGCTCGGGCATCCTCGCGATCCTCGCGAAGAAGTGCGGCGCCAATCCGGTGTACGGCATCGATATCGACCCGCAAGCGGTCGAATCGGCGCGTCACAACAGCGAGCGCAACCGGGCCGAGGTCACGTACGGTTTGCCCGACGAATGCCCCACTGGCGAGTTCGATATCGTGGTCGCCAATATCCTGTCCAATCCGCTGAAACTGATGGCGTCGATGCTGTCATCGAAGGTCAAGCCGGGCGGCCGGATCGCGCTGTCAGGCATCCTGGCGCGCCAGGCGGACGAAGTGGCAGAGGTCTATGCACGATGGATCGATATCGGCATATGGCGCGAACACGAAGGTTGGGTATGTCTAACGGGAACACGCCGCGAAAGCCATTAG